From one Citrobacter sp. Marseille-Q6884 genomic stretch:
- a CDS encoding methyl-accepting chemotaxis protein: MAWYPTRISTRLTIGGILLLAVTTLVIVAIMLWRGQPRVVEINSDLIEETGQGLTRQLSTVLSRIEGETVSLSRLAEVLPNDESLYQSVVPHLIGEDKNSIITGGGIWPEPDAFTAGVERRSFFWARNAEGKLVFSNDYNAEGSSGYHNESWYQHAKGHSQNNCLWSDVYQDASSGVNMVTCSIPYLLAGKFAGVATTDIRLDNVATFMQQQGNSTGGYAFVVDKQGQILYFPQADKTKDKTFSELARSAQWLSPVEKGLKSLRATEGVKTITLEKDNLLNAPSRVMLFPMADTGWVVGLVTPESRIVGLAKVMMQDVLEVLIPVMTLLLAGSWLVVRRLISRLDDTRRALDDIAQGEGDLTRRLDVRGKDEISDIAEAFNLFVDKISAILITVRSSSVVVANNAVSLADSNMELSSRVTQQAAALEESSAAMEQLNATVHQNTSNTQLADELSDSTAQTANRCGDVMQGVISTMDNVSNSSGRMVEIVAVIDSIAFQTNILALNAAVEAARAGDAGRGFAVVASEVRTLAQRSATAAQEIKALIDESVSHVGSSSQQIHHAGERLGELVNNVRQVRQLMGEIRVAGEEQRKGVSEVTLAVTEMDSTVQQNASLIDDAAARTQALKEEAEQLALLVSSFRLPEPISA, encoded by the coding sequence ATGGCCTGGTATCCCACTCGTATTTCAACTCGCCTGACCATCGGGGGCATACTGCTGCTTGCAGTCACCACCCTGGTAATTGTGGCGATTATGCTCTGGCGCGGTCAGCCGCGCGTCGTTGAGATCAATTCCGACCTGATAGAAGAAACGGGGCAAGGTTTAACCCGTCAATTGAGTACCGTGTTGTCACGTATTGAGGGTGAAACGGTCAGTTTGTCACGGCTGGCAGAAGTGCTGCCTAACGATGAATCTCTGTATCAAAGCGTCGTCCCGCATCTGATTGGCGAAGATAAAAACTCGATTATTACCGGCGGGGGGATCTGGCCAGAGCCTGATGCATTCACCGCAGGCGTGGAGCGGCGTAGCTTCTTCTGGGCGCGTAACGCCGAGGGAAAACTGGTATTTTCTAATGACTACAACGCAGAAGGCTCCAGCGGTTACCACAACGAAAGCTGGTATCAGCATGCGAAGGGACATTCGCAAAATAATTGTCTCTGGTCTGATGTTTATCAGGACGCCAGTTCTGGCGTAAACATGGTGACCTGCAGTATTCCTTATCTGCTGGCCGGTAAGTTTGCCGGGGTAGCGACGACCGATATTCGTCTGGATAACGTCGCCACCTTTATGCAACAGCAAGGAAACAGTACCGGGGGGTATGCGTTCGTGGTGGATAAGCAGGGGCAGATCCTGTATTTCCCACAGGCAGATAAAACCAAAGATAAAACCTTTAGTGAGCTGGCGCGTAGCGCACAGTGGCTTAGCCCGGTGGAAAAGGGTCTGAAGTCGCTTCGTGCGACGGAGGGAGTGAAAACCATTACGCTCGAAAAGGACAACCTGCTGAATGCGCCATCACGGGTGATGCTGTTCCCGATGGCGGATACCGGCTGGGTCGTCGGTCTGGTGACACCGGAATCGCGGATTGTTGGTTTAGCCAAAGTGATGATGCAGGACGTGCTGGAAGTCTTGATTCCGGTCATGACTCTCTTGCTGGCGGGCTCCTGGCTGGTGGTTCGCAGACTGATCTCCCGTCTGGACGATACCCGTCGTGCGCTCGATGACATCGCGCAAGGAGAAGGCGATCTGACCCGAAGACTGGATGTGCGCGGTAAAGATGAGATCTCCGATATCGCCGAGGCATTTAACCTGTTTGTTGATAAGATTTCGGCCATTCTGATCACCGTCAGAAGCAGTAGCGTGGTGGTGGCAAATAACGCAGTCAGCCTGGCAGACAGCAATATGGAACTCTCATCACGCGTGACGCAGCAGGCAGCGGCGCTGGAAGAGAGCTCCGCTGCCATGGAACAATTAAATGCGACCGTTCATCAGAATACGAGCAATACACAACTGGCCGATGAGCTATCTGACAGCACCGCGCAAACCGCTAACCGCTGCGGCGATGTCATGCAGGGCGTGATCTCTACGATGGATAATGTCAGCAACTCGTCAGGAAGAATGGTGGAAATTGTCGCGGTCATCGACAGTATCGCATTCCAGACAAACATTCTGGCGTTGAATGCCGCCGTTGAAGCGGCAAGAGCGGGTGATGCAGGCAGAGGATTTGCTGTCGTGGCTTCGGAAGTTCGCACCCTGGCGCAGCGCAGTGCAACAGCCGCCCAGGAAATCAAAGCGCTGATTGATGAGTCTGTTTCCCATGTTGGCAGCAGCAGTCAGCAAATTCACCATGCCGGGGAACGTCTGGGAGAACTGGTCAACAATGTGCGACAGGTTCGCCAACTGATGGGCGAGATTCGTGTCGCAGGCGAAGAGCAGCGAAAAGGAGTTTCCGAAGTTACGCTGGCGGTGACGGAAATGGACAGCACTGTGCAACAGAACGCTTCGTTAATTGATGACGCCGCCGCGCGAACACAGGCACTCAAAGAAGAGGCCGAACAACTGGCCTTGCTGGTCTCTTCATTCAGGTTGCCTGAACCGATCAGCGCCTGA
- a CDS encoding helix-turn-helix domain-containing protein yields MDLTLHTPDDIVKLLCDRLRKERLARQMTQADVAARSGIGVNTVSNLEAGKNVGFESLVKVAMVLGYGEALEDLFKPKIDSLDDILRYEKSAARQRVKRKKSDA; encoded by the coding sequence ATGGATTTAACACTTCATACACCAGACGATATCGTCAAGCTGCTTTGCGACCGACTGCGCAAAGAACGCCTGGCCAGACAGATGACGCAAGCGGATGTGGCTGCCCGTTCGGGAATAGGGGTAAACACCGTATCCAACCTGGAAGCAGGTAAGAACGTAGGCTTTGAAAGCCTGGTCAAAGTCGCCATGGTGTTAGGTTATGGCGAGGCGCTGGAAGATCTGTTCAAGCCTAAAATTGACAGCCTGGACGATATCTTGCGTTACGAGAAGAGTGCCGCACGCCAGCGGGTGAAAAGGAAAAAATCGGATGCCTGA
- a CDS encoding type II toxin-antitoxin system HipA family toxin, with the protein MPEQIAIFYEGWGEKWLWGKLVSSTALTGRPLIAFEYSDDAIRKGLELSRLTLPLNGPRLRRDFPAHQLGLPGPVYDSLPDGWGMLLMDRLFKRRGLHAARIGPLERLTWVGNNAMGAMTFQPVQPEAEQVSREEVPLDQLASEVQEVLSGEGGEFLQKLLQMGGSPQGARPKALLYRDTVTSKFTTSPLPGAEAWLVKFPARHEHAEVCAIEAVYAECLRQCGIATPDTAYFTLPDGQAAFATRRFDRQQEMRIPMQSLAALTGANYQVPGALDYRSFLRATQICTNDVREKAKAFERVVFNVAFNNRDDHPKNFAYLMSAEGNWTLAPAYDVTYCDGPGGYHQMDVMGEALDIERKQLQRLGEQEAELSTEKVNEIIDRISEYAAAWSDTAKDTYPEQITPATLKAIQKQINENVRRLAV; encoded by the coding sequence ATGCCTGAACAAATCGCGATCTTTTATGAAGGCTGGGGTGAAAAATGGCTCTGGGGGAAACTGGTTTCCTCAACCGCACTGACCGGACGCCCTTTGATCGCATTCGAATACAGTGACGACGCCATTCGCAAAGGTCTGGAGCTATCCCGGTTAACGTTGCCACTGAATGGACCGCGTCTGCGCAGAGATTTCCCCGCTCATCAACTGGGATTACCCGGCCCGGTGTATGATTCGCTGCCCGATGGTTGGGGCATGTTACTGATGGATCGTTTATTTAAACGTCGCGGATTACACGCTGCACGCATTGGCCCGTTAGAGCGATTAACCTGGGTCGGTAACAATGCGATGGGCGCCATGACGTTCCAGCCCGTGCAACCCGAGGCTGAACAGGTCTCGAGGGAAGAGGTTCCTCTTGACCAGCTGGCGTCTGAGGTTCAGGAAGTGCTCAGCGGTGAAGGCGGCGAGTTTTTGCAAAAACTGCTCCAGATGGGGGGATCGCCGCAGGGAGCCAGACCCAAAGCACTGCTTTATCGTGACACTGTCACGTCTAAATTCACAACATCTCCGTTGCCCGGTGCTGAAGCATGGCTGGTAAAATTCCCGGCCAGGCATGAACATGCCGAAGTTTGTGCGATCGAGGCGGTCTATGCTGAGTGCCTGCGGCAATGTGGGATCGCCACCCCCGATACGGCCTATTTTACGCTGCCGGATGGGCAGGCCGCATTTGCGACGCGTCGATTCGACCGCCAGCAGGAGATGCGTATTCCTATGCAAAGTCTGGCAGCCCTTACCGGAGCCAATTATCAGGTTCCTGGCGCGCTCGATTACCGAAGCTTTTTACGCGCGACCCAAATATGCACCAATGATGTCCGGGAGAAAGCGAAAGCCTTTGAACGCGTTGTCTTCAATGTGGCATTTAACAACCGCGACGATCATCCGAAAAACTTTGCTTATTTAATGTCGGCAGAAGGCAACTGGACGCTGGCTCCGGCGTATGACGTCACCTACTGCGATGGACCGGGGGGATATCATCAAATGGATGTGATGGGAGAAGCGCTGGATATTGAACGAAAACAACTTCAGAGACTTGGCGAACAGGAAGCTGAACTCTCCACCGAAAAGGTGAACGAGATTATCGACAGGATCAGTGAGTATGCCGCCGCATGGAGTGACACGGCCAAAGACACATACCCTGAGCAGATCACACCGGCCACCCTGAAGGCCATCCAGAAACAAATTAATGAAAATGTCCGCCGCTTAGCGGTGTAG
- a CDS encoding glycoside hydrolase family 10 protein, which produces MSAPGFLSRHHQKKWATFIARSRNLLPISNVKWFAMLVGSMLLLGSCSSEPPAKKPTEQPPVTKPQRSQEPVRGIWLATVSRLDWPPISSVNISSPSVRISQQQKALTDKLDNLKRLGINTVFFQVKPDATALWKSKILPWSDTLTGTIGEDPGYDPLQFMLDEAHKRGMKVHAWFNPYRVSVNTKPSTVAELNRTLSLHPASVYVLHRDWIRTSGERFVLDPGIPEARDWITSIVAEVVENYPVDGVQFDDYFYTESPGSALNDSQTFRKYGQGFDSKADWRRYNTQRLIEQVSQTIKKSKPEVEFGVSPAGVWRNRSHDPAGSDTRGAAAYDESYADTRRWVQQGLLDYIAPQLYWPFARDAARYDVLAKWWADVVKSTNTRLYIGVALYKVGEPSSKEPDWAVKGGVPELKKQLDLNESEPHINGTILFREDYLNQPQTQDAVTYIRDRWGR; this is translated from the coding sequence ATGTCAGCACCCGGTTTTCTTTCACGTCATCATCAGAAAAAATGGGCGACATTCATTGCCCGTTCACGCAATCTGCTCCCGATAAGCAACGTAAAATGGTTTGCGATGCTTGTCGGCAGCATGCTTTTACTTGGCAGTTGCTCTTCTGAGCCGCCAGCGAAAAAGCCTACGGAGCAACCTCCGGTAACAAAACCTCAGCGTAGCCAGGAGCCGGTTCGCGGTATCTGGCTGGCAACGGTGTCACGTCTTGACTGGCCGCCGATTTCCTCGGTTAACATCAGTTCACCGTCTGTACGTATCAGCCAGCAGCAGAAAGCCCTGACCGATAAGCTGGACAACCTGAAACGTCTTGGGATCAATACCGTTTTCTTCCAGGTGAAACCGGACGCCACCGCGCTCTGGAAATCTAAAATCCTGCCCTGGTCAGACACGCTGACAGGCACGATAGGAGAAGATCCGGGATACGATCCGCTGCAGTTTATGCTCGACGAAGCCCACAAACGCGGCATGAAAGTTCACGCCTGGTTTAACCCCTATCGTGTCTCCGTTAACACGAAGCCATCAACGGTAGCTGAACTCAACCGCACACTGTCTTTGCATCCTGCCAGCGTATATGTCCTGCACCGGGACTGGATCCGCACATCTGGCGAACGTTTTGTGCTCGACCCGGGCATTCCTGAAGCGCGGGATTGGATCACCAGCATCGTGGCAGAGGTTGTCGAGAATTACCCGGTCGATGGCGTGCAGTTTGATGATTACTTCTATACCGAGTCCCCCGGCTCTGCGCTTAACGATTCTCAAACCTTCAGAAAGTACGGTCAGGGATTCGACTCCAAAGCTGACTGGCGGCGGTATAACACGCAACGGCTGATAGAGCAGGTTTCGCAGACCATTAAAAAGAGTAAACCCGAAGTGGAATTCGGCGTCAGTCCAGCAGGCGTGTGGCGTAACCGTTCGCACGATCCCGCGGGCTCCGACACGCGGGGTGCTGCGGCCTATGATGAATCTTATGCTGATACCCGTCGCTGGGTGCAACAAGGTTTGCTGGATTACATCGCCCCGCAGTTGTACTGGCCTTTCGCCCGCGATGCCGCGCGTTATGACGTGCTGGCGAAATGGTGGGCTGACGTGGTGAAATCAACCAACACCCGTCTGTATATCGGGGTCGCACTGTATAAGGTGGGTGAGCCGTCATCAAAAGAGCCCGACTGGGCCGTCAAAGGCGGTGTGCCGGAACTGAAAAAACAGCTCGATTTGAATGAGTCAGAACCCCACATTAACGGCACGATCCTGTTTCGTGAAGATTACCTTAATCAACCACAAACCCAGGATGCGGTGACCTATATTCGCGATCGCTGGGGACGTTAA
- a CDS encoding VF530 family protein, which produces MNAHISKDPLHGVTLEMQVNALVDRFGWAELSQRININCFKNEPSVKSSLKFLRRTPWARAEVEALYLDSLHDVAPIKSTVPAIDPWANSRLKKK; this is translated from the coding sequence ATGAACGCGCATATTTCTAAAGATCCCTTACATGGCGTCACGCTTGAGATGCAGGTCAATGCGCTGGTTGATCGCTTTGGTTGGGCAGAGTTGAGTCAACGCATTAACATCAACTGTTTTAAAAATGAACCGAGTGTTAAATCCAGCTTAAAGTTTCTGCGTCGTACACCGTGGGCTCGCGCAGAAGTTGAAGCACTGTATCTTGATTCCCTGCATGACGTGGCGCCGATAAAAAGCACGGTGCCTGCTATCGATCCCTGGGCAAACAGCCGCCTGAAGAAAAAATAA
- a CDS encoding HlyD family type I secretion periplasmic adaptor subunit, with the protein MKKNDKSTENTSPDGVDTNIWSPILRGIIVIVLGVGGFLLWAVQAPLDAGVVADGTVTVSSNRKTIQHLSGGRVTDIFIKEGDIVKKNQVLVRLDKMQLDMRFSALNAQYISAKSIEDRLLAERDGLETIAFNEALTQQFSGNKRLAEVRNLQAKLFDTRRKTIQDELSMIQETLDGLVGQTDNLNKIKGYRDHQFNLINRELGAIRALSEKNYYPKAQLLVLEREAAEISSSVSEDILNIAKLKSQQNELKIKAYQVRHQYLREVESELTENQKEVAMLEDELVSTRHELDNTEIRSPINGVVLDVKVSTIGGVIQPGEHLMDIVAAGQPMQIDAKIPVHAIDKLAPGLTVDVLFPALNHALLPSVPARVLTISADRLIDEASQQPYYLAEVQVSSEGARLLGDYKIKAGMPASVTIKTGERTFLSYLFKPLIARLELAFKEY; encoded by the coding sequence ATGAAAAAGAACGACAAAAGCACCGAAAATACCAGTCCAGACGGTGTGGATACCAACATCTGGTCGCCGATCCTTCGCGGAATCATCGTGATTGTGCTCGGCGTGGGGGGATTTCTGCTGTGGGCGGTGCAAGCCCCGTTGGATGCCGGTGTGGTCGCAGATGGCACGGTAACCGTGTCGAGCAATCGGAAAACCATTCAGCACCTGAGCGGTGGACGGGTAACGGATATTTTTATTAAAGAAGGCGACATCGTTAAAAAGAATCAGGTACTGGTGCGTCTGGATAAAATGCAGCTCGACATGCGCTTTAGCGCACTCAACGCACAGTATATTTCGGCAAAAAGCATTGAAGACCGTCTGCTGGCAGAACGGGATGGTCTGGAGACGATTGCGTTCAATGAGGCGCTGACACAGCAATTCTCCGGTAATAAGCGTCTGGCGGAGGTCAGGAATTTACAAGCCAAACTCTTTGATACCCGGCGCAAAACGATTCAGGATGAATTATCGATGATTCAGGAAACCCTCGATGGGCTGGTCGGCCAGACGGATAACTTAAACAAAATAAAGGGTTATCGTGACCACCAGTTCAACCTGATTAACCGGGAATTAGGCGCTATTCGCGCGCTGAGTGAGAAGAACTATTATCCCAAAGCGCAATTGCTGGTGCTTGAGCGCGAGGCTGCTGAAATATCCAGCAGTGTCTCAGAAGATATTCTGAATATTGCCAAGCTAAAATCTCAGCAAAATGAATTGAAAATTAAAGCGTATCAGGTGCGCCATCAATATCTGCGGGAAGTCGAATCTGAGCTTACTGAAAACCAGAAAGAGGTCGCGATGCTGGAAGATGAGCTGGTTTCCACCCGCCATGAACTGGATAACACGGAAATTCGCTCGCCGATTAATGGTGTCGTGTTGGATGTTAAGGTCAGTACCATCGGGGGCGTTATTCAGCCCGGTGAGCATCTGATGGATATTGTCGCCGCCGGGCAACCTATGCAGATCGATGCCAAAATCCCCGTGCATGCCATTGATAAACTGGCGCCCGGTCTGACCGTAGACGTTCTGTTCCCTGCTCTAAACCATGCGCTGTTGCCGTCCGTTCCGGCCCGCGTACTGACGATCTCGGCTGACCGCTTAATTGATGAAGCCTCGCAGCAGCCCTATTATCTGGCTGAAGTGCAGGTCTCTTCCGAAGGGGCGCGTTTGCTGGGCGATTACAAAATCAAAGCCGGCATGCCCGCCAGCGTGACGATCAAAACGGGCGAAAGAACCTTTTTAAGTTATCTGTTCAAGCCGTTAATTGCCCGTCTGGAACTGGCATTTAAAGAGTATTGA
- a CDS encoding type I secretion system permease/ATPase, which produces MSRQHTPTELNDALKGTKPTFLMLLFFSCVINMLMLAPAIYMLQVYDRVLVSKNTTTLLMLTLLIVGLYIIIAMIESARAKVMVRLGNRLDIKLSQLVFHSAFKRKIATGDNNPAQSLNELDQIRQFLSGNSLFALLDIPWTPVYLFIAFLVHPLLGYLSLGGITLLFVLTLVSEISTKRPIQQAHALTINNASRLNKQLQNSDAIEAMGMLSTLKLNWQEQHNKVLMLQTQIADKTTGLSCLGRFVRVLLQSIALGAGALLVIGGQITPGLMIAASIILGRVLNPVEQVIGSWKQFVQFRSAWKQLSDLLKEYPAPKEVLPLPRPKGNISVEGVFAAAPGLHTPMLRNISFQLEQGEVLGIIGPSASGKTSLAKVLVGVWKPLSGKVRLDGADICQWDKTLLGPSIGYLPQDVELFDGSIAQNIARFTKNDSELIVSAAMLAGVHEMILRLPQGYDTLLGAGGHQLSGGQRQRIGLARAVYNNPAFLVLDEPNANLDDAGEFALVKAINTLRTQGQTTVIISHRPTLLGVVNKVLLLNDGAIQAFGSRDEVFANLRQANILKPVATSSSSNTEQKREA; this is translated from the coding sequence ATGTCGCGCCAGCATACGCCAACAGAACTGAATGATGCATTAAAAGGTACGAAACCCACTTTCCTTATGCTGTTGTTTTTTAGTTGTGTGATTAATATGCTTATGCTGGCGCCGGCAATTTATATGCTACAGGTTTATGACCGCGTTCTGGTCAGTAAAAATACCACGACGCTGTTAATGTTAACCTTATTAATTGTCGGCCTGTACATCATCATTGCCATGATTGAGTCTGCCCGTGCAAAGGTGATGGTTCGTTTGGGTAACCGGCTGGATATAAAGCTCAGCCAGTTGGTGTTTCATTCTGCTTTTAAACGAAAGATCGCAACCGGGGATAATAACCCTGCGCAGTCTTTAAACGAACTTGATCAGATACGCCAGTTTCTTTCCGGGAATAGTCTGTTTGCGCTGCTGGATATTCCGTGGACGCCCGTTTATTTATTCATCGCTTTTCTTGTCCACCCGTTGCTGGGATACCTGTCGCTGGGTGGGATAACGCTGCTATTTGTCCTGACGCTGGTCTCGGAGATTTCGACCAAACGCCCTATCCAGCAAGCCCATGCGTTAACCATCAATAATGCCAGCAGGCTGAATAAACAGTTACAGAATTCCGATGCCATTGAAGCGATGGGGATGCTCTCTACCCTCAAACTCAACTGGCAGGAGCAACATAACAAAGTACTGATGCTGCAAACGCAGATAGCCGATAAAACCACCGGACTCAGTTGCCTGGGTCGCTTCGTTCGGGTCCTGTTGCAATCTATTGCGCTGGGTGCAGGTGCATTGCTGGTGATCGGGGGGCAAATTACCCCGGGGCTAATGATTGCGGCGTCCATCATTCTGGGGCGCGTCCTGAACCCGGTAGAACAGGTTATCGGGAGCTGGAAGCAGTTTGTGCAGTTTCGTAGCGCGTGGAAACAGTTATCCGATTTACTCAAAGAGTATCCTGCGCCGAAAGAGGTACTGCCTCTGCCACGCCCAAAAGGGAACATCAGCGTTGAAGGTGTTTTTGCCGCTGCGCCCGGTCTTCATACTCCCATGTTACGCAATATCTCATTTCAGCTTGAACAAGGCGAAGTCCTTGGCATCATCGGCCCTTCTGCGTCGGGAAAAACATCGCTGGCTAAGGTACTGGTTGGCGTCTGGAAGCCGCTATCGGGAAAAGTCAGACTGGACGGCGCTGACATCTGCCAGTGGGACAAAACCTTACTTGGCCCGTCTATAGGTTATCTGCCGCAGGATGTCGAATTGTTTGACGGTTCGATTGCGCAAAACATCGCCCGTTTCACGAAGAATGACAGCGAACTGATCGTCTCCGCAGCAATGCTGGCGGGTGTTCATGAGATGATCCTGCGACTGCCTCAGGGATATGACACGTTGCTGGGTGCTGGCGGACACCAGCTATCGGGCGGTCAGCGTCAGCGCATTGGACTGGCTCGCGCCGTCTACAACAATCCGGCATTTCTGGTGCTTGATGAACCCAACGCCAATCTTGATGACGCCGGTGAATTTGCCCTCGTCAAAGCCATTAATACCCTGCGAACACAGGGACAAACCACCGTCATTATCTCACACCGCCCCACACTGCTCGGCGTGGTCAACAAGGTATTACTGCTTAACGATGGTGCCATTCAGGCATTTGGTAGTCGCGACGAGGTCTTTGCCAATCTGCGACAGGCCAATATTTTAAAACCGGTGGCGACCTCTTCTTCATCCAACACTGAACAAAAACGCGAGGCATGA
- a CDS encoding fimbrial protein, with protein MKFNISHANRIFVASSLALLITQTAYADSANTITFKGEVTEQTCEVTVNGVNARPVVLLPSVAKSELANTASSAGLTAFTLGVTGCTLDTDALDIKTVFVANNMTERGNLANTGTAQNVELQLMTDSTGTTAIDLRSAAPIDGITVAAGSTSGEHDFAVQYFSPNGGATAGTVIGTVQYAVTYL; from the coding sequence ATGAAATTCAATATTTCTCACGCCAACCGTATATTTGTTGCCAGTAGTCTGGCGTTGTTAATCACTCAGACAGCGTATGCGGATTCAGCGAATACCATCACGTTTAAAGGTGAAGTGACAGAGCAAACTTGTGAAGTCACCGTTAACGGTGTAAATGCGCGTCCCGTGGTATTACTGCCATCGGTGGCTAAAAGTGAGCTGGCAAACACAGCCTCTTCTGCAGGACTGACGGCCTTCACCCTGGGTGTTACAGGTTGTACTCTCGATACTGATGCGCTGGATATCAAAACGGTTTTCGTTGCCAATAATATGACCGAGCGAGGTAATCTCGCCAACACCGGTACGGCGCAAAACGTAGAATTACAGCTGATGACCGACAGTACGGGGACAACAGCAATTGATCTTCGCTCCGCAGCGCCGATTGACGGAATTACCGTGGCGGCTGGCAGTACCAGCGGCGAGCATGACTTTGCCGTACAGTATTTCAGCCCGAACGGCGGTGCGACCGCAGGGACGGTAATCGGCACTGTGCAGTACGCAGTCACCTACCTGTAA